GGGCCATTTCTGGACGGACACTACCTTGTTTTTTTATCCGGACCCGGTCCCTGGACCGCATCCAGTTCCCCGGGATAATTCAGATTGACAAAGGATTTGAGATCCGGGACCACGCTGAGCAGCTCCGCCTCGGCAACCCAGCGGACCTGTATCCGGGCCAGGGCATCCGCAACGCTGCCCAGGTCACGGCCGAGCCGATGGGCGAACAGGCCGGCGGCATCACGGTGATAGACCGCGCAGAGCGGCTCCGGGCCGCGGGACAGCCGGGGGACAACCGCCAGTGAGTCGGATTCACGGCTGAGTTTGCAGAGATAACGGACAAGTTCCGGGGCCAGGAAGGGCATATCGCAGGCCGCGATAAAAACACGCTCCTCGCCACTGGCCTCTAAGGCCGCGTGGATACCGGCCAGGGGCCCTTTATCTGGAAAAACATCGTTGATCATCGGCAGGTCGAGGAATCGATACTGACCAGGGGTATCGGTCACCACCAGGCAGGAGGGAAAAAGCGGGCAGAGGGTCGCGGCCACCTGCTCGATCAGCGGCCGGCCGGATAATTCGGCCAGGGCCTTGTTGCGGCCGAAACGGGAACTGCGGCCGCCGGCAAGAATGACCCCGGTCACCCCGGGAATGGATTCAAGGTCAGCACCCATCGGCCTTCCCTTTCCGGCTGCGGATCATCACAAAGATCTCCTCCGAATCCTGATCCGGAGCGATGGCTGCCGGCAAGGAGGCCAGGGTATCAAGAATACGGGATCGGTCAACAGCGCTCAGGGTAATAGGGACGCCGTCCTTCAGGAGGGATATCTCTGGGCCGGAAGCATCCGGCTGGCTGGAGGGCAGAAAGGTCTTGATGAGAAAATCGGCAATGCCGGCAATATCGTCCAGGTCAAACCAGGGCAGGTCCCGGCCCGGGTCCAGGTCGCTGACCGTGGCGATCAAGGTGTTATCCACCGGTTCAGGGAACGGCCGGTGGCGGAGATCGTTGCGGCACACCGCGATCTTGGCGGTATCCCCCTGTTTGTACCCCTCGGCAAGTACCAGGTCGACATCAAAAAAATACCGGCAGAGCAACTCCGTAAGGGTCGCGTCCTGCCGGCAATCCTTGACCATGCCCAGGCCCACGGGCGAGGAAAGAACAACGGTCCGGGCCCCGGCCTGTTTATGACGCCAGCTGTCCTTGCCCGGCACATCCATGGAGAACGGCCCGTGCACATGGTGTTTGACAACGCCGATCCGGTATCCCCGCCCGCTGAGCAGTTGGATCAGTTTTTCCAGCAGGGTGGTCTTGCCGCAGTCGGATCTGCCGAAAAAGGCAACCACCGGCACCACCGCCACCCCTCCTAAACGGTCAGGTCGTTGCGCACGACCTTGCGCGGCCCGCCGTGACCGGCCGGCCGCCAGTCGCGGATCGGGGCGACCCGGAGCATCTGCTCCTTGCTGTCCAGACTCTCCAGCCGGTCATGGATCAGCTGCCAGACACAGGCCACCTGGGGATTGATCTCGCATTTGCCGTCCTGGGAACCGCCGCAGGGCCCGTTCAGCAGACTCTTGGCGCAGCGGGCCACCGGACAGAGACCGCCGGTGAGATGGAGGATGCAGTCGCCGCAACCAGCGCATTGCTCGGTCCATTCCCCCTGCACGACAGAGCCGCCGAAAAAGCTGGTGTTCACCGCTGGAAAGACCCTGGTGGAGGAACGCAGGTTGGCGATGAAGTTGACCCCGACCCCGCAGGCCATGGAGACCACCGCATCATACTGGCCCTCCCACTGGTCCATGCTGTTGATATATTCCTTGTCGCATTGCCGGACCAGGGTGGCCCCGGCAACCTCCACCGGATTGCCTTCCTTTTTCCGGCCCAGCCGGATGAGCGAGGCAAGAATCTCAACCTCCCGCTCACCGCCGGCCGAACAGACGGTCACACACCCTCTACAGCCCAGGACCAGAATTTTCTTGGCATCCCGGACCATGTCCAGAATCTCGGCAACGGGTTTCCTCTCGGCAATAATCATCTGCTCTCTCCATTAAACGGACAAGGCCCCAGGGCCCTGGTCATTGTATCCATCTCCCGGGCCGCGGCCACGAACTCGGGGTGCAGCCCCCTTTCCAGGTGATACATCCGCACCCGTTCGGGTTCCACCGCCAGTTCGGCCAGGGCCTTCTTGACCGCGCCCACCCGCTTGGCGGCCCGCTGGCTGCCCTTGACATTATGACAGCCGTCCGGTGGGCAGCCGACCACATAAACCGCATCCGCGCCCTGCTCAAAGGCGGCGAGCAGGGTGCTCACCTGGAGCTTGCCGGTACAGGTCAGCCGGTCCAGGACCACGTTTCCGGGAAAACCGGCCTGCTTCAGCCCCTCGCCATGGTCGGAACTTGCCTGCTGGGAGGTGTAATGACAACAAAACGCCCTGATATTCGGATTAAAATCGCTCATCTGTCTCTCCTGTCGATCACCGGCCGCTGCCGCAAACGGCGATCAACCGCTCATCTTCGGATTGGTTCAAGGAAATGGCCTGGGCCGGACACTCGGCCACGCAGATGCCGCAGGCCTTGCATTGCCGGGCATCGATGTTGGCCTGCCCGGCCCGGTCAATCACCGGGATCTCCCAGGGGCACACCCGGACGCAGGTCAGACAGGAAACGCAGAGGTCCGGTTCCACCCAGGCGGCCTTGCCCTTGTCGCGCAGATCCTGCTCGGACAGGTAGCCCTGGTCCAGGGCCATCTGCCGCAGGGCGCTGCTGATCTCGGCAAAACGGACATCCTGGGGGCAGACAAAGACGCAGCTTTTGCAGCTTGAGCAGTAGAGAAGCAGGTCAGAGCCCAGCAGCCGC
Above is a window of Desulfobacterales bacterium DNA encoding:
- the mobB gene encoding molybdopterin-guanine dinucleotide biosynthesis protein B, giving the protein MAVVPVVAFFGRSDCGKTTLLEKLIQLLSGRGYRIGVVKHHVHGPFSMDVPGKDSWRHKQAGARTVVLSSPVGLGMVKDCRQDATLTELLCRYFFDVDLVLAEGYKQGDTAKIAVCRNDLRHRPFPEPVDNTLIATVSDLDPGRDLPWFDLDDIAGIADFLIKTFLPSSQPDASGPEISLLKDGVPITLSAVDRSRILDTLASLPAAIAPDQDSEEIFVMIRSRKGKADGC
- a CDS encoding 4Fe-4S dicluster domain-containing protein, which produces MAVTNKEITPEFSAEVIAAPGGQHLNRCFSCGACSGICPVSQAIPEFDPRKIIHMVRMGLKERLLGSDLLLYCSSCKSCVFVCPQDVRFAEISSALRQMALDQGYLSEQDLRDKGKAAWVEPDLCVSCLTCVRVCPWEIPVIDRAGQANIDARQCKACGICVAECPAQAISLNQSEDERLIAVCGSGR
- a CDS encoding molybdenum cofactor guanylyltransferase; translated protein: MGADLESIPGVTGVILAGGRSSRFGRNKALAELSGRPLIEQVAATLCPLFPSCLVVTDTPGQYRFLDLPMINDVFPDKGPLAGIHAALEASGEERVFIAACDMPFLAPELVRYLCKLSRESDSLAVVPRLSRGPEPLCAVYHRDAAGLFAHRLGRDLGSVADALARIQVRWVAEAELLSVVPDLKSFVNLNYPGELDAVQGPGPDKKTR
- a CDS encoding hydrogenase iron-sulfur subunit — its product is MSDFNPNIRAFCCHYTSQQASSDHGEGLKQAGFPGNVVLDRLTCTGKLQVSTLLAAFEQGADAVYVVGCPPDGCHNVKGSQRAAKRVGAVKKALAELAVEPERVRMYHLERGLHPEFVAAAREMDTMTRALGPCPFNGESR
- a CDS encoding methylenetetrahydrofolate reductase C-terminal domain-containing protein; the encoded protein is MIIAERKPVAEILDMVRDAKKILVLGCRGCVTVCSAGGEREVEILASLIRLGRKKEGNPVEVAGATLVRQCDKEYINSMDQWEGQYDAVVSMACGVGVNFIANLRSSTRVFPAVNTSFFGGSVVQGEWTEQCAGCGDCILHLTGGLCPVARCAKSLLNGPCGGSQDGKCEINPQVACVWQLIHDRLESLDSKEQMLRVAPIRDWRPAGHGGPRKVVRNDLTV